A single window of Paracoccus albus DNA harbors:
- a CDS encoding alpha/beta hydrolase encodes MAAALINEGVADCGGTRWFDLADSQTGAVRRIFLWRPPGEAPQAGWPALWLLDGNAVIGTAVDIMRAQAFWPSGTNVGWGALVAVGYPTDDAYDTFRRSWDLGPPPGRTYPPFKEGGPDVRTGGGAEMARFILEDVRQFLTDYVVLDMTRQSLFGHSFGGLFALWLMLTRPGAFRTWIAASPAITWEDGFLLDHLKRFDPEGRKLLVHLSAGEWEGDELAPFQRGRADSSDRLAQKKQTQTVAAARDMARHLSDRGLLAMFEVYSGETHMSVLPVAVNRAVHCAFAIDPVIAQS; translated from the coding sequence ATGGCTGCTGCGCTGATAAACGAAGGTGTCGCCGATTGTGGAGGCACCCGCTGGTTCGATCTTGCTGACAGCCAGACGGGTGCTGTCCGGCGTATATTCCTTTGGCGGCCGCCCGGCGAAGCACCGCAGGCAGGTTGGCCCGCGCTTTGGCTGCTAGACGGCAATGCTGTGATCGGCACGGCCGTAGACATCATGCGGGCGCAGGCCTTCTGGCCAAGTGGCACGAATGTCGGCTGGGGCGCACTGGTCGCGGTTGGTTATCCAACCGATGACGCCTACGACACCTTTCGCCGAAGCTGGGATCTTGGCCCGCCACCGGGCCGGACCTATCCGCCCTTCAAAGAAGGGGGGCCAGATGTTCGCACCGGCGGTGGGGCAGAGATGGCGCGCTTCATTCTTGAAGATGTCCGCCAGTTTCTGACCGACTATGTCGTATTGGACATGACGCGCCAATCGCTGTTCGGTCATTCCTTTGGCGGGTTGTTTGCACTATGGCTGATGCTCACGCGTCCCGGTGCCTTTCGCACATGGATCGCCGCAAGCCCCGCTATCACATGGGAGGACGGCTTTCTGCTGGACCACCTCAAACGTTTTGATCCTGAAGGCCGCAAGCTTTTGGTCCATCTTTCTGCAGGGGAATGGGAAGGTGACGAGCTTGCGCCATTCCAACGTGGTCGCGCCGACTCATCAGATCGGCTGGCACAGAAAAAGCAGACACAGACCGTGGCGGCAGCGCGCGATATGGCCCGGCATCTGTCTGATCGTGGCTTGCTTGCAATGTTTGAGGTCTATTCAGGCGAAACACATATGTCAGTTCTACCTGTAGCGGTTAATCGGGCCGTGCATTGCGCGTTTGCGATCGATCCCGTTATTGCGCAATCTTGA
- a CDS encoding AbrB family transcriptional regulator, with product MTNPFTLRRFGTLLLAAVGTTVFAFVNMPLPFLFGPMFACLIAALLGAPLQGIAPISEAARTILGVAVGASITPEVMHQLPQMAGSVAFVPIYIAAIGLIGVPYFHKVCGFDLPTSYFAAMPGGLQDMVIFGKEAGGDVRALSLIHATRVLVIVTIVPAILVYAMDRPLVQPIGEPASELPLRELLLMSVAAIAGWAIAKRVGLFGAAILGPMIVTALMSLTGMIEHRPPREAILAAQFFIGMGIGVGYVGVTLLELRRIVLSGMVFVVILAILAFAVTEAVVLLGLASPMEGFLSFAPGGQAEMTVLAIVAGADLGFIVVHHLVRLTLVILGAPLVAAAIGMRTGRDKSG from the coding sequence ATGACAAATCCCTTCACCCTGCGACGATTTGGAACGCTGCTGCTCGCGGCCGTTGGGACAACGGTGTTTGCCTTTGTGAACATGCCGCTGCCTTTTCTGTTCGGCCCAATGTTTGCCTGCCTGATTGCGGCATTGCTGGGCGCACCCTTGCAAGGTATCGCACCGATCTCTGAAGCAGCCCGAACCATCCTTGGCGTCGCCGTCGGCGCGTCGATCACGCCGGAGGTCATGCACCAGCTTCCGCAAATGGCCGGATCGGTGGCCTTCGTCCCGATCTACATCGCAGCCATTGGCCTGATCGGCGTCCCGTATTTTCATAAGGTCTGTGGCTTTGACCTGCCGACTTCATATTTCGCCGCCATGCCGGGCGGCCTGCAGGACATGGTGATCTTCGGCAAGGAAGCGGGCGGCGATGTCCGGGCACTATCACTGATTCACGCGACACGGGTGCTGGTGATCGTCACAATCGTGCCAGCGATACTCGTCTATGCGATGGACCGTCCGCTTGTTCAACCGATCGGCGAACCTGCGTCAGAGCTGCCGCTGCGCGAGCTTTTGCTGATGAGCGTTGCCGCAATCGCCGGCTGGGCCATCGCGAAGCGCGTGGGGCTTTTTGGCGCAGCTATATTGGGGCCGATGATTGTCACAGCCCTGATGTCCCTGACCGGCATGATCGAACACCGACCACCACGCGAGGCTATTCTGGCCGCCCAGTTTTTCATCGGTATGGGGATTGGGGTCGGATATGTCGGCGTCACGCTGTTGGAACTGCGCCGGATCGTTCTGTCAGGGATGGTGTTTGTCGTCATCCTCGCCATTCTCGCATTCGCGGTGACAGAGGCTGTAGTTCTGCTTGGACTCGCCTCGCCGATGGAGGGCTTCCTGTCCTTCGCGCCGGGTGGGCAGGCCGAAATGACAGTGCTTGCCATCGTCGCAGGGGCCGATCTGGGCTTCATCGTCGTGCACCATCTTGTGAGGCTGACGCTGGTGATCCTCGGGGCACCCTTGGTCGCCGCGGCAATCGGAATGCGCACCGGCAGGGACAAGTCAGGCTGA
- a CDS encoding GntR family transcriptional regulator, producing the protein MNKTGKFSDAIAAPAERGLHGDSVYERLCEDIRSGVLSPGSRLREAEIAERHAVSRTPVREAIRRLEAEGLVDHLPRSGAIVRKLDYSETMELYEMRTVLEGTAARLAARAASSVELEELQAINDEMREADGHADRLVTLNRQFHHLLHEAARNRFLIKSMASVDNTLLILGASSMHLPERAVAAVDEHSKVLDALLARDGLAAESAMRRHMERAQFARLKILRHSAELS; encoded by the coding sequence ATGAATAAAACCGGAAAATTTTCTGACGCAATCGCTGCCCCGGCCGAGCGCGGCCTGCACGGCGATAGTGTCTATGAACGCCTGTGCGAGGATATCAGGTCTGGCGTGCTTTCCCCCGGGAGTCGCTTGCGCGAGGCAGAGATCGCAGAACGGCACGCTGTCAGCCGCACACCTGTCCGCGAAGCAATCCGCCGGCTGGAGGCAGAGGGGCTGGTCGATCATTTGCCGCGCAGCGGGGCGATCGTCAGGAAGCTGGATTATTCCGAGACGATGGAGCTCTATGAGATGCGGACTGTGCTGGAAGGCACAGCAGCGAGGCTGGCCGCCCGCGCCGCATCGTCGGTCGAACTCGAGGAACTTCAGGCGATCAATGACGAGATGCGCGAGGCTGACGGTCACGCAGACAGGCTGGTCACTTTGAACCGGCAGTTCCATCACCTGCTGCATGAGGCGGCGCGAAATCGTTTCCTTATCAAATCAATGGCCTCGGTCGACAACACTTTACTGATACTCGGCGCGTCGAGCATGCATCTGCCGGAACGCGCAGTCGCTGCGGTTGATGAACATTCAAAAGTTCTCGACGCGCTTCTGGCGCGAGACGGTCTGGCCGCTGAAAGTGCAATGCGCCGGCATATGGAACGCGCCCAGTTCGCCCGACTTAAGATATTGCGCCATTCAGCAGAGCTATCCTGA
- a CDS encoding OpgC domain-containing protein, producing MKRIAALDMLRGYALAAIMVDHMPDGVLRHFTLANFAVFDAAELFVLLSGFLVGLVWLTVEAKAGRRAAQKRFLRRAFQVWLALVLGGILLALVSRFLVEAGLPHTAVWGAYARWIFEFPIGYIVTLGTLWMQPNLLDVLALYVVVLAFTPITVPLMLRWPWAFALGSLAMWAMSIPLNDLLPNQRGANGMLFNPFAWQLLFHSGVAMGLFRTRFMPILRQHATTLTLLAVAYSIFGVAMAQLWRYGPELKEIYYQIRDIVGSVDKWSMDWVRYVGILAAAWLVAVPLARPMAWLADTVIGRALAMIGRGGLVTFIACVMLSVIGDALMTDPDGASVAFRLAVESWTLGVLWLVGIIAARRSKRNRVQKVAGS from the coding sequence ATGAAACGAATTGCTGCTCTGGATATGTTGCGCGGCTATGCGTTGGCCGCGATCATGGTTGACCACATGCCCGATGGCGTCTTGCGTCATTTTACGCTCGCCAATTTCGCCGTCTTCGACGCAGCAGAGCTGTTCGTGCTGCTATCAGGCTTTCTTGTTGGCCTGGTCTGGCTGACGGTCGAGGCCAAGGCTGGGCGCCGCGCAGCCCAAAAGCGCTTTCTGCGTCGCGCGTTTCAGGTTTGGCTGGCACTGGTTCTGGGCGGCATTCTACTTGCCCTTGTCTCTCGCTTCCTTGTTGAGGCGGGGCTTCCGCATACTGCCGTCTGGGGCGCCTATGCTCGTTGGATATTCGAGTTTCCGATCGGGTATATCGTGACGCTCGGCACATTATGGATGCAGCCCAACCTGCTGGATGTATTGGCACTTTATGTGGTCGTCTTGGCTTTCACGCCGATAACCGTCCCGCTGATGCTTCGCTGGCCCTGGGCGTTTGCCCTCGGCTCTCTGGCAATGTGGGCAATGTCCATTCCACTGAACGATCTGCTGCCGAACCAGCGTGGGGCGAACGGTATGCTGTTCAATCCGTTCGCATGGCAGTTGCTGTTCCATTCCGGCGTCGCGATGGGTCTGTTCCGCACACGCTTCATGCCCATCCTGCGCCAACATGCGACCACGCTGACTCTCCTGGCGGTCGCCTATTCGATCTTCGGCGTCGCGATGGCGCAACTTTGGCGCTATGGGCCTGAGCTGAAGGAAATCTACTATCAGATCCGCGACATTGTCGGCTCTGTCGACAAATGGTCGATGGATTGGGTGCGGTATGTCGGCATCCTCGCCGCAGCGTGGCTGGTCGCTGTCCCCCTTGCCCGGCCAATGGCATGGCTGGCCGATACCGTCATCGGACGCGCCCTTGCTATGATTGGACGCGGCGGTCTGGTCACCTTCATCGCCTGCGTGATGCTGTCCGTTATCGGCGACGCGCTGATGACCGATCCCGATGGGGCGAGCGTGGCGTTCCGCTTGGCGGTCGAGTCGTGGACGTTGGGCGTCTTGTGGCTGGTGGGGATCATCGCGGCGCGTCGCAGCAAACGAAATCGCGTGCAGAAAGTCGCCGGCTCCTGA
- a CDS encoding TonB-dependent siderophore receptor, with product MSLLVLPFSAFAQDRQVADTIVLPELVLQALPFTGEIEGYLAPGTETGVKSGVPLEEVPQSISVVTSTELQRRAPSQVEDAIKYTVGVNASTWGTDDRFDQFAIRGFDLGSGSLYRDGLPQKVLGFTAFSSHPYMLERVDVLRGPAGVLYGSNDAGGMVNLVTKRPVFERKAEARLGYGSHDSVEIGFDYGDVLNADNTLAGRITGLWRDGSTEIDNSDDDPAFLSAGLTWAPTDLTSVTLLAHIQKDDRTPTTFFPITGEDYDAAFGALPDDFGYAASPYNDFRTEQRSVGLEITHEFLPELALNSRIRYAHQDTDYRHLYRDGISSKGISYTAFRQVEDARTIGADINLEWRRSFGGAENSLTAGLDYHRAERDAEQYYKYGAYTMPFTNISYDFDVADPALSGRSRKTYTEKGIYLQNHLNFGQGTTITAGLRRSWLENKAEDRLADTTSRRKDSATTGMIGATHRFANGLAPYVNYSEGFIQNAGITIDGDPLDPSRNKQFEIGLRYMPASGDLLLSAAAFDLRKTNVEDYYFDENGNIDYTHSTQVGEIRARGVELEARGRLTGSLQGVLGYTYLDTEITESANARKKGNDNIMSPRHQVSLWLDWDAERLLPGLTIGGGLRYQSDSYATQLNGRVTPSHTTADLALRYEADEYALDLGVTNAFDKEYYGVCYDNLGCAYGEGRRVNLTLSRQF from the coding sequence GCCCCTGGAACCGAAACCGGCGTCAAATCCGGTGTGCCTCTGGAAGAGGTTCCGCAGTCGATTTCCGTTGTGACTTCGACGGAACTTCAACGTCGCGCACCTTCGCAGGTTGAGGACGCGATCAAATATACTGTTGGTGTCAACGCCTCGACCTGGGGGACGGATGACCGCTTCGATCAGTTCGCGATTCGCGGCTTCGATCTGGGCTCCGGTTCGCTTTACCGCGACGGATTGCCGCAGAAAGTGCTGGGATTCACGGCGTTCTCATCCCATCCCTACATGCTGGAACGCGTGGATGTGCTGCGTGGCCCGGCGGGCGTCCTTTACGGGTCGAACGATGCGGGCGGCATGGTCAATCTCGTCACCAAGCGGCCTGTCTTTGAACGCAAAGCCGAGGCGCGGCTTGGCTATGGCAGCCATGATTCCGTTGAAATCGGCTTCGATTACGGCGACGTCCTGAACGCCGACAATACCTTGGCCGGCCGCATCACCGGGCTGTGGCGCGACGGATCGACCGAGATCGACAACTCTGACGACGACCCGGCCTTTCTTTCCGCCGGTTTGACCTGGGCGCCAACCGATTTAACTTCTGTCACCCTTTTGGCGCATATCCAGAAAGATGATCGCACGCCGACCACGTTCTTCCCCATCACGGGTGAGGATTACGATGCCGCATTTGGCGCTCTGCCGGATGATTTCGGCTATGCCGCCTCGCCCTATAACGACTTCAGAACAGAACAGCGGTCCGTGGGCCTCGAGATCACGCATGAATTCCTGCCCGAGCTGGCTCTGAATTCGCGCATCCGCTATGCCCATCAGGATACCGATTATCGTCACCTCTACCGTGACGGGATCAGCTCAAAAGGGATCAGCTATACCGCCTTCCGTCAGGTCGAGGATGCGCGCACAATCGGCGCCGACATCAATCTGGAATGGCGGCGAAGCTTTGGTGGAGCCGAAAACAGTTTGACGGCTGGGCTGGATTATCACCGCGCCGAACGCGACGCCGAGCAGTATTACAAATACGGCGCCTACACGATGCCCTTCACCAATATTTCCTATGATTTCGATGTGGCCGATCCGGCCCTGTCGGGACGCAGTCGGAAGACCTATACCGAGAAGGGGATATATCTGCAGAACCACCTGAATTTCGGTCAGGGCACGACGATCACGGCGGGCCTGCGCCGCAGCTGGCTGGAGAACAAGGCCGAAGACCGTCTGGCCGATACGACAAGCCGCCGCAAGGATTCCGCGACGACCGGCATGATCGGGGCGACCCATCGCTTCGCCAATGGCCTGGCCCCCTATGTCAACTATTCAGAAGGGTTCATCCAGAATGCCGGGATCACGATAGATGGCGATCCGCTGGACCCTTCGCGCAACAAACAATTCGAGATCGGCCTGCGCTATATGCCCGCATCCGGCGATTTGTTGCTGAGCGCCGCCGCTTTTGACCTGCGAAAGACCAATGTCGAGGATTACTATTTCGACGAAAACGGCAATATCGACTACACCCATTCGACCCAGGTTGGCGAAATCCGTGCCCGTGGTGTCGAGTTGGAGGCACGCGGCCGTCTGACCGGCAGCTTGCAGGGTGTGCTGGGCTATACCTATCTGGATACCGAGATCACCGAATCCGCCAATGCCCGCAAGAAAGGCAACGACAACATCATGTCGCCGCGGCATCAGGTTTCGTTGTGGCTGGATTGGGATGCAGAGCGGCTGCTGCCGGGTCTGACAATTGGTGGTGGCCTCCGCTACCAGTCGGACTCTTATGCAACGCAGTTGAACGGGCGTGTGACACCATCGCATACCACTGCCGATCTGGCCCTGCGCTATGAGGCCGATGAATATGCATTGGATCTGGGCGTCACCAATGCCTTCGACAAGGAATATTACGGTGTCTGCTATGACAATCTTGGTTGTGCCTATGGAGAGGGCCGCAGGGTCAATCTGACACTCAGCCGCCAGTTCTGA
- a CDS encoding helix-turn-helix domain-containing protein: MLPIPAFVALVLGYIAIRTFLAGGRPFLLSFLTICAFQSLLVMLVGGYGVSGLRPILPVSATIIPPLAWITFQDAMVSRIPIRAIIIHGAAPAFAVFCRIFAPETTDFIVPLVFAGYGGAILLRLRNSSDMPLARLEAGQVPAMLWQVLGWALIASALSDLFIAAAFLTGNERWTGWLITIFSSLVLLLLGTLSVSPSAAGASGDEADCAPAPPREAGSDDAEIIERLETLLAREPLHLDPNLTLSRLARRLHLPEKRLSGAVNRSTGNNVSRYINSWRIRHACSRIDEGASVTDAMLDSGFNTKSNFNREFLRETHVSPSQWRRGSKTASNVTQLSVNERTVSAGK; the protein is encoded by the coding sequence ATGCTTCCGATTCCCGCCTTCGTCGCCCTCGTTCTTGGCTATATTGCCATCCGCACTTTCTTGGCGGGGGGCAGGCCGTTTCTGTTGTCATTTCTGACCATCTGCGCCTTTCAATCGCTGCTTGTCATGTTGGTCGGTGGTTATGGCGTAAGCGGATTGCGCCCAATCCTGCCTGTGAGCGCGACGATTATACCCCCATTGGCCTGGATCACCTTTCAGGATGCGATGGTCTCGCGCATCCCGATACGCGCGATTATCATACATGGTGCGGCACCGGCCTTTGCCGTGTTCTGCCGAATCTTCGCCCCTGAGACGACAGACTTCATAGTCCCGCTTGTCTTTGCGGGCTATGGCGGCGCGATCCTGCTCCGGTTGCGAAATTCGTCAGACATGCCATTGGCCCGGTTGGAAGCCGGACAGGTCCCGGCAATGCTCTGGCAGGTTCTTGGCTGGGCACTTATTGCATCGGCGCTCAGCGACCTTTTCATTGCCGCCGCGTTTCTAACTGGAAACGAGAGGTGGACCGGATGGTTAATAACCATCTTCTCCTCGCTTGTGCTCTTGCTTCTGGGCACTCTGAGCGTCAGCCCCTCCGCCGCTGGTGCGTCAGGTGACGAAGCGGATTGCGCCCCCGCGCCGCCGCGTGAAGCTGGCAGCGACGATGCTGAGATCATCGAAAGACTGGAAACCCTGCTGGCGCGAGAGCCGCTGCATCTTGATCCTAATTTGACCTTGTCGCGTCTGGCGCGCCGTTTGCATCTGCCGGAAAAACGCCTGTCCGGGGCAGTCAATCGCTCAACTGGAAACAATGTGTCCCGTTATATCAATTCGTGGCGCATCCGGCATGCTTGCAGCCGAATTGATGAGGGCGCGAGTGTGACTGACGCGATGCTGGACAGCGGTTTCAACACAAAATCCAACTTTAACCGGGAATTCCTACGTGAAACGCACGTTTCCCCGAGCCAGTGGCGCCGAGGTTCGAAAACCGCGTCGAATGTAACGCAACTTTCCGTAAATGAAAGAACAGTCTCAGCTGGAAAATGA
- a CDS encoding DUF475 domain-containing protein, protein MQTSDHSASKGGVMHYFKWAFIVTAAGLALGAALGWQMTGSFGGMLSIFFICAVLAVLEISLSFDNAIVNANKLKDMTPVWQHRFLTWGIIIAVFGMRIIFPLLIVVIAAKIGPWQAMVLAATQPEEYAHIMHEAHLPIAAFGGTFLMMVGLSFFFDHDKDVHWLPWIEDKMQHYATIRGIEVAFVLVMILIFAHFLPDAESEVFFRSAIWGLLTFLLVEVLGGFLDSHQQVLEAGAKGGLGAFLYLEVLDASFSFDGVIGAFALTQNLFVIAIGLGIGAMYVRSMTIMLVEKGTLTHYRYLEHGAFYAIIALSIIMFLQSFVEIPEVVTGLGGAALIGIALWSSIRWNRVFGQEDVHADESLPPPEEQGVNQPVADLQR, encoded by the coding sequence ATGCAGACCTCTGACCACTCCGCTTCGAAAGGCGGAGTTATGCACTATTTCAAATGGGCTTTCATCGTCACCGCAGCCGGCCTTGCCCTCGGGGCCGCACTGGGCTGGCAGATGACCGGCAGTTTCGGCGGGATGCTAAGCATCTTTTTCATCTGCGCCGTCCTCGCCGTGCTGGAAATTTCGCTGTCCTTCGACAACGCCATCGTCAACGCGAACAAACTGAAAGACATGACGCCCGTCTGGCAGCATCGCTTCCTGACATGGGGCATTATTATCGCCGTTTTCGGCATGCGGATCATATTCCCGCTCTTAATCGTTGTTATTGCCGCGAAAATAGGGCCGTGGCAGGCGATGGTTCTGGCCGCGACCCAGCCGGAGGAATATGCCCATATCATGCATGAGGCGCATCTGCCGATTGCGGCGTTCGGCGGGACATTCCTGATGATGGTCGGGCTCAGCTTCTTCTTCGATCACGACAAGGACGTGCACTGGCTACCGTGGATCGAAGACAAGATGCAGCACTATGCGACCATCCGCGGCATCGAAGTTGCATTCGTGTTGGTGATGATCCTGATTTTCGCACATTTCCTGCCCGATGCGGAATCTGAAGTGTTCTTCCGCTCAGCAATCTGGGGCCTTCTGACATTCCTGCTTGTCGAGGTTCTGGGCGGCTTTCTGGACAGCCACCAACAGGTGCTGGAGGCCGGCGCAAAAGGCGGTCTGGGCGCGTTCCTTTATCTGGAGGTCCTAGACGCTTCCTTCAGCTTTGACGGTGTAATCGGCGCCTTCGCGCTGACCCAGAATCTGTTTGTCATTGCCATCGGGCTGGGGATCGGTGCGATGTACGTGCGCTCTATGACGATCATGCTGGTCGAGAAAGGTACGCTGACGCATTACCGCTATCTGGAACATGGCGCGTTCTACGCGATCATCGCCCTGTCGATCATCATGTTCCTGCAATCTTTCGTCGAGATCCCCGAAGTCGTGACCGGCCTTGGCGGCGCTGCCCTGATCGGCATCGCGCTCTGGTCATCCATCCGCTGGAACCGAGTGTTCGGACAGGAAGATGTCCACGCCGACGAGAGCCTTCCCCCACCGGAGGAGCAAGGCGTGAATCAGCCCGTCGCGGACTTGCAGCGCTAA
- a CDS encoding sulfite exporter TauE/SafE family protein: MIDLTATLMPDGMADATFAILLATSFAGSLITVAFGIGGGALLLAVMATLVPPAALIPTHGVIQIGSNIGRAAVTFRHIYWPALPAFAAGSAIGAAIGGSVVVNLPPAWVQIGVGGFVMWSVLGKPPGAVRDWPFSVGVISSFLTMFFGATGLFVATFTKSQKLPRHAHVATHAALMTVQHGVKSLAFAVLGFCFASWAGFIAAMIAAGFLGTLFGKLVLNRMDERRFRIALNLMLIVLSLRLIYGGISD; encoded by the coding sequence ATGATCGACTTGACCGCGACGCTGATGCCGGATGGGATGGCCGATGCCACTTTCGCAATCTTGCTTGCCACAAGCTTTGCCGGATCGCTGATTACCGTCGCATTCGGGATCGGCGGCGGCGCTTTGCTTTTGGCGGTCATGGCAACGCTTGTGCCACCGGCGGCGCTGATCCCCACACATGGCGTTATCCAGATCGGCTCAAATATCGGCCGGGCAGCGGTCACATTCAGGCATATCTACTGGCCCGCCTTGCCAGCATTCGCGGCTGGTTCAGCCATAGGCGCCGCAATCGGCGGCTCTGTCGTCGTAAACCTGCCGCCCGCCTGGGTGCAGATCGGCGTGGGTGGGTTCGTCATGTGGTCGGTTCTTGGCAAACCGCCGGGAGCCGTGCGCGACTGGCCTTTTTCAGTCGGCGTGATCTCAAGCTTTCTGACCATGTTTTTCGGCGCAACCGGCCTTTTCGTTGCAACCTTCACGAAGTCCCAGAAACTGCCGAGACATGCCCATGTCGCAACCCATGCCGCGCTTATGACCGTCCAGCACGGCGTGAAATCACTGGCCTTCGCAGTACTGGGCTTTTGCTTCGCAAGCTGGGCAGGGTTCATCGCCGCTATGATAGCTGCGGGGTTTCTTGGCACATTGTTCGGCAAGCTGGTGCTGAACCGAATGGATGAACGGCGGTTCAGGATCGCGCTCAACCTGATGCTGATCGTTCTTTCGCTTCGGCTTATCTACGGGGGAATCAGCGATTAA